A stretch of the Musa acuminata AAA Group cultivar baxijiao chromosome BXJ2-7, Cavendish_Baxijiao_AAA, whole genome shotgun sequence genome encodes the following:
- the LOC103991622 gene encoding cationic amino acid transporter 5-like: MYTVIPSMEAIGGDVSHGAASISAGEERSYWRWSKNDFFPEPSFRNWGAYRAALSRTGPRLRDRLLHRSTDAAELLALPRRSEHGLRRCLSWWDLAWLGFGSVVGTGIFVITGQEARFAAGPAIPLSYAAAGLSALLSSFVYAEFASDVPSAGGSFSYLRIELGEFLAYLAAANILLEALVGAAGLARSWTSYFATLLGREPDSLRIHAPALAAGFDLLDPIAVVVLIACSSVAIFGTRGTSTLNWITSLLSVAVIGFIIVAGFIHADPANLAPLFPNGAKGVFEAAAVVYWAYTGFDMVATMAEETRNPARDVPLGLVGSMSAITVVYCVMALVLVMMQRFDQLDPNAAYAVAFAAAGMKWAKYLVALGALKGMTTGLLVGALGQGRYTTQIARAHMIPPYFALVHPKTGTPVYATLLVTMSSACIAFFSSLDVLATVSSISTLFIFALVALALLVRRYYNREVTPRANLFKLVFFLAVIVASSVGVSAYWNSNLKGWIGYAITMPLWFLSTLGLAVFVPQQRAPKVWGVPLVPWLPSLSIATNLFLMGSLGYEAFVRFGICTAVMLVYYVLVGLHATYDAAHEENDTEAIKVEA; this comes from the coding sequence ATGTACACCGTGATTCCGTCCATGGAAGCGATCGGCGGCGACGTGAGCCACGGCGCCGCTTCCATCTCAGCAGGCGAGGAGCGGAGTTACTGGCGGTGGAGCAAGAACGACTTCTTCCCGGAACCATCGTTCCGGAACTGGGGGGCGTACCGCGCGGCCCTCTCTCGGACCGGCCCACGCCTCCGTGACCGCCTCCTCCACCGCTCCACCGACGCGGCAGAACTCCTCGCCCTCCCCCGCCGCAGCGAGCATGGCCTCCGCCGCTGCTTGTCCTGGTGGGACCTAGCCTGGCTTGGCTTTGGCTCTGTCGTCGGCACCGGCATCTTCGTCATTACCGGCCAGGAGGCCCGCTTCGCTGCCGGCCCCGCCATCCCTCTCTCTTACGCAGCCGCGGGCCTTTCCGCCCTTCTTTCCTCTTTCGTGTACGCTGAGTTCGCCTCCGACGTCCCCTCCGCCGGAGGCTCCTTCTCGTACCTTCGCATCGAATTAGGCGAATTCCTCGCCTACCTTGCCGCCGCCAACATCCTTCTCGAGGCCCTCGTCGGCGCTGCAGGTCTCGCCCGCTCCTGGACCTCCTACTTCGCTACCCTCCTCGGCCGCGAACCGGACTCCCTCCGCATCCATGCCCCGGCCCTCGCCGCCGGCTTCGATCTCCTTGACCCGATCGCCGTTGTCGTCCTCATAGCCTGCTCCTCCGTTGCCATATTCGGCACGCGTGGCACCTCCACCCTGAACTGGATCACCTCCCTCCTCAGCGTCGCCGTCATCGGCTTCATCATTGTCGCCGGGTTCATCCACGCCGACCCGGCTAATTTGGCCCCCCTTTTCCCCAACGGCGCCAAGGGGGTGTTCGAGGCTGCCGCCGTCGTCTACTGGGCGTACACCGGCTTCGACATGGTCGCCACCATGGCGGAGGAGACCAGGAACCCGGCAAGGGACGTCCCGCTCGGCCTCGTCGGCTCTATGTCAGCCATCACCGTCGTGTACTGTGTCATGGCGCTTGTGCTCGTCATGATGCAGCGCTTCGACCAGCTCGATCCCAACGCGGCCTACGCGGTGGCGTTCGCCGCAGCGGGGATGAAGTGGGCCAAGTACCTGGTGGCACTCGGCGCGCTCAAGGGGATGACCACGGGACTGCTCGTCGGCGCGCTGGGGCAGGGGCGGTACACCACGCAGATCGCGCGAGCCCACATGATCCCGCCCTACTTCGCGCTCGTACACCCCAAGACCGGCACGCCCGTCTACGCCACGCTCCTGGTCACCATGTCCAGCGCTTGCATCGCCTTCTTCTCGAGCCTGGATGTGCTCGCCACCGTCTCCTCCATCAGCACCCTCTTCATCTTCGCCCTCGTGGCGCTAGCACTGCTCGTGAGGAGATATTACAACAGAGAAGTCACCCCGAGAGCCAATCTCTTCAAGTTAGTCTTCTTCCTAGCCGTGATCGTTGCCTCGTCCGTCGGCGTATCAGCTTACTGGAACTCGAACCTGAAAGGGTGGATCGGATACGCGATCACGATGCCACTCTGGTTTCTAAGTACGCTAGGCCTCGCGGTGTTCGTTCCGCAGCAGCGGGCGCCGAAGGTGTGGGGCGTTCCCCTGGTTCCATGGCTGCCGTCGCTTTCCATCGCGACGAACCTGTTCCTGATGGGTTCGCTCGGCTACGAAGCATTTGTGAGGTTTGGGATCTGCACAGCGGTGATGCTGGTTTACTATGTGCTCGTCGGTCTTCACGCAACCTACGACGCGGCTCACGAAGAGAACGACACAGAGGCGATCAAAGTGGAGGCATGA
- the LOC135616121 gene encoding gibberellin 2-beta-dioxygenase 1-like, with product MVVLTKPALGQVSLPRPQKPSPYFSGIPVIDLSEPGSEALLVRACEELGFFKVTNHGIPMELIASLEEEAMKFFALPQAEKERVGPATPFGYGSRTIGSNGDMGWVEYLLMQITSKPMSLPFLMDASASSFRSALNEYISAVRKLACEVLELMVDGLKIEPRNVFSKLVMDEESDSVLRLNHYPPCPGFNGTMTGFGEHTDPQIISVLRSNNIAGLEISLRDGSWVSVLPDQASFFINVGDSLQVLTNGRFRSVRHRVLANGSKSRVSMVYFGGPPSGERLAPLPLLMGEGEQSLYREFTWCEYKRCACRTMLADNRLGQFEK from the exons ATGGTGGTGTTGACAAAACCAGCTCTCGGACAAGTCTCCCTCCCGAGGCCACAAAAACCAAGCCCCTACTTCTCCGGTATTCCTGTCATCGACCTGTCGGAGCCGGGCTCCGAGGCTCTCCTCGTGAGAGCCTGCGAGGAGCTCGGATTCTTCAAGGTCACCAACCATGGGATCCCCATGGAGCTCATTGCAAGTCTAGAAGAAGAAGCGATGAAGTTCTTCGCGCTACCGCAGGCAGAGAAGGAGCGTGTCGGGCCGGCAACTCCTTTCGGCTACGGGAGTAGGACTATTGGTAGTAATGGAGATATGGGGTGGGTAGAGTACCTCCTCATGCAGATCACCTCCAAGCCCATGTCACTACCCTTCCTCATGGACGCATCGGCAAGCTCTTTCCG CTCTGCGTTGAACGAGTACATATCAGCAGTCAGGAAGCTGGCGTGTGAAGTTTTGGAGCTGATGGTTGATGGGCTGAAGATTGAGCCAAGGAATGTGTTCAGCAAGCTTGTCATGGACGAGGAGAGTGATTCGGTCTTGAGGCTGAACCATTACCCCCCATGCCCGGGGTTTAATGGTACCATGACAGGGTTTGGAGAGCACACTGACCCACAGATAATATCAGTGCTGAGGTCAAACAACATTGCGGGACTGGAGATCTCCTTGAGAGATGGCAGCTGGGTCTCCGTCCTTCCCGACCAAGCATCCTTTTTCATCAATGTTGGTGATTCCTTACAG GTTCTGACAAATGGGAGATTCAGGAGTGTGAGGCACAGGGTGTTGGCCAATGGTTCCAAGTCCAGAGTCTCCATGGTCTACTTTGGGGGGCCACCTTCCGGAGAGAGATTGGCACCTCTGCCACTGCTGATGGGGGAAGGAGAGCAGAGCTTGTACAGGGAGTTCACATGGTGCGAGTACAAAAGGTGTGCCTGCAGAACCATGCTGGCAGACAACAGGCTTGGGCAGTTTGAGAAGTAG